A section of the Tamandua tetradactyla isolate mTamTet1 chromosome 4, mTamTet1.pri, whole genome shotgun sequence genome encodes:
- the C4H1orf54 gene encoding uncharacterized protein C1orf54 homolog isoform X2 — MEVLLVAILAVSLILGQENEDERLEEAEYYQVEYYYTVTPNYDDFGANFTIDYSIFESEDRLNRLGEGVTEAVESTISPVTERADSQKPGTVKPVTMEPSPDLNNAVSSLQCPVPLLLSSVLVLGRMLLL; from the exons ATGGAAGTCCTCTTAGTAGCTATCCTTGCTGTGTCACTTATCCTGG GACAGGAAAATGAGGATGAAAGGCTGGAAGAGGCTGAGTATTATCAAGTGGAGTATTATTACACAGTCACCCCAAATTATG aTGACTTTGGGGCAAATTTCACCATTGATTACTCCATTTTTGAGTCAGAGGACAGGTTG AACAGGTTGGGTGAGGGAGTAACAGAAGCTGTAGAGTCTACCATTAGTCCTGTGACAGAGCGTGCAGACTCTCAGAAGCCTGGAACAGTGAAACCAGTGACAATGGAACCA AGTCCAGATCTGAACAATGCTGTGTCCAGTCTGCAGTGTCCTGTCCCCCTTCTCCTGTCCTCGGTCCTGGTCCTGGGGAGGATGCTTCTCCTGTAG
- the CIART gene encoding circadian-associated transcriptional repressor isoform X2, translated as MDSPSSLSSYASFPPSASFCTSPVNSDFGFPSDSEGEEKGAHGPRPHTVRQRGGARPNPGPIRYRHRPKVSSRQHTASHLEQQGLASPVTGSGIKRTRDGELETRLNIQSCTTEGDVLFAQKCKELQGFIRPLTDLLNGLKMGRFERGLSSFQQSVAMDRIQRIVGVLQKPQIGGRYLGTLLQVEVMLKTWFPHIAAQRSSLGDSRHHRTKIRIYKPEDEHLPSHHTNPAAYSPVPPMEKLDQKKLGHLVLKQKQPWHLTEWPAMNLTWIHTTPICNPPLSTPGTISFSHGPLGTGTSIGVIFFLQHGVQSTHSAPSTPVPPTTVSSFISDDPKKLSGEGPRCYSLPVTLTPDWRCTPSPSGIPIIAREVTMGHLEEKRSHPTVAPDAHLLNP; from the exons ATGGATTCTCCATCGAGCCTTTCATCCTATGCTTCCTTCCCCCCTTCTGCCTCTTTTTGCACCTCCCCCGTGAACAGTGACTTTGGCTTCCCCTCTGATAGTGAGGGGGAGGAAAAGGGGGCCCACGGGCCCAGGCCACACACTGTTAGGCAGAGAGGAGGTGCGCGGCCCAACCCGGGTCCCATCCGCTACAGGCATCGACCCAAGGTTTCCAGCAGACAGCATACAGCATCTCACCTGGAACAGCAGGGCTTGGCTTCTCCTGTGACAGGATCTGGGATCAAAAGGACAAGAGATGGTGAATTGGAAACCCGTCTAAATATCCAGAGTTGTACCACAGAGGGAGACGTGCTCTTTGCTCAGAAG TGTAAAGAGCTCCAAGGATTCATTCGCCCCCTTACAGATCTACTAAATGGCCTGAAGATGGGTCGCTTTGAGAGAG GATTGAGCAGTTTCCAGCAGAGTGTGGCAATGGACAGGATCCAGCGTATTGTAGGTGTTTTGCAAAAGCCACAGATAGG GGGGCGTTATCTGGGAACCCTGCTACAGGTAGAAGTGATGTTAAAAACTTGGTTTCCTCATATAGCTGCCCAGAGGTCATCACTGGGTGATAGCAGGCACCACCGGACCAAGATAAGAATTTACAAGCCTGAGGATGAG CATTTGCCAAGTCACCACACTAACCCAGCTGCATACTCTCCTGTACCTCCCATGGAAAAATTGGACCAGAAGAAGTTAGGGCATCTTGTTCTGAAGCAGAAGCAGCCTTGGCACCTCACAGAATGGCCAGCCATGAACCTCACCTGGATCCACACCACTCCAATTTGCAACCCCCCCCTCAGTACCCCAGGTACCATCTCTTTCAGCCATGGTCCTTTAGGCACTGGAACCAGTATTGGTGTCATCTTTTTCCTCCAGCATGGAGTGCAGTCTACCCACTCTGCCCCATCCACTCCAGTTCCACCTACAACAGTATCTTCTTTCATCTCTGATGATCCTAAGAAACTATCTGGAGAGGGGCCTCGCTGCTACAGTTTGCCAGTGACTCTGACACCAGACTGGAGATGCACACCCTCCCCTTCTGGCATACCCATCATAGCCAGAGAGGTGACCATGGGACACCTAGAGGAGAAGAGAAGCCATCCTACTGTTGCTCCTGATGCCCATCTTCTCAACCCCTAA
- the CIART gene encoding circadian-associated transcriptional repressor isoform X1 has translation MDSPSSLSSYASFPPSASFCTSPVNSDFGFPSDSEGEEKGAHGPRPHTVRQRGGARPNPGPIRYRHRPKVSSRQHTASHLEQQGLASPVTGSGIKRTRDGELETRLNIQSCTTEGDVLFAQKCKELQGFIRPLTDLLNGLKMGRFERVVCGNADFQATELQLIEQFPAECGNGQDPAYCRCFAKATDRVEVMLKTWFPHIAAQRSSLGDSRHHRTKIRIYKPEDEHLPSHHTNPAAYSPVPPMEKLDQKKLGHLVLKQKQPWHLTEWPAMNLTWIHTTPICNPPLSTPGTISFSHGPLGTGTSIGVIFFLQHGVQSTHSAPSTPVPPTTVSSFISDDPKKLSGEGPRCYSLPVTLTPDWRCTPSPSGIPIIAREVTMGHLEEKRSHPTVAPDAHLLNP, from the exons ATGGATTCTCCATCGAGCCTTTCATCCTATGCTTCCTTCCCCCCTTCTGCCTCTTTTTGCACCTCCCCCGTGAACAGTGACTTTGGCTTCCCCTCTGATAGTGAGGGGGAGGAAAAGGGGGCCCACGGGCCCAGGCCACACACTGTTAGGCAGAGAGGAGGTGCGCGGCCCAACCCGGGTCCCATCCGCTACAGGCATCGACCCAAGGTTTCCAGCAGACAGCATACAGCATCTCACCTGGAACAGCAGGGCTTGGCTTCTCCTGTGACAGGATCTGGGATCAAAAGGACAAGAGATGGTGAATTGGAAACCCGTCTAAATATCCAGAGTTGTACCACAGAGGGAGACGTGCTCTTTGCTCAGAAG TGTAAAGAGCTCCAAGGATTCATTCGCCCCCTTACAGATCTACTAAATGGCCTGAAGATGGGTCGCTTTGAGAGAG ttgtatgtggcaatgctgactttcaggctACAGAGCTCCAAct GATTGAGCAGTTTCCAGCAGAGTGTGGCAATGGACAGGATCCAGCGTATTGTAGGTGTTTTGCAAAAGCCACAGATAGG GTAGAAGTGATGTTAAAAACTTGGTTTCCTCATATAGCTGCCCAGAGGTCATCACTGGGTGATAGCAGGCACCACCGGACCAAGATAAGAATTTACAAGCCTGAGGATGAG CATTTGCCAAGTCACCACACTAACCCAGCTGCATACTCTCCTGTACCTCCCATGGAAAAATTGGACCAGAAGAAGTTAGGGCATCTTGTTCTGAAGCAGAAGCAGCCTTGGCACCTCACAGAATGGCCAGCCATGAACCTCACCTGGATCCACACCACTCCAATTTGCAACCCCCCCCTCAGTACCCCAGGTACCATCTCTTTCAGCCATGGTCCTTTAGGCACTGGAACCAGTATTGGTGTCATCTTTTTCCTCCAGCATGGAGTGCAGTCTACCCACTCTGCCCCATCCACTCCAGTTCCACCTACAACAGTATCTTCTTTCATCTCTGATGATCCTAAGAAACTATCTGGAGAGGGGCCTCGCTGCTACAGTTTGCCAGTGACTCTGACACCAGACTGGAGATGCACACCCTCCCCTTCTGGCATACCCATCATAGCCAGAGAGGTGACCATGGGACACCTAGAGGAGAAGAGAAGCCATCCTACTGTTGCTCCTGATGCCCATCTTCTCAACCCCTAA
- the APH1A gene encoding gamma-secretase subunit APH-1A has product MGAAVFFGCTFVAFGPAFALFLITVAGDPLRVIILVAGAFFWLVSLLLASVVWFILVHVTDRSDARLQYGLLIFGAAVSVLLQEVFRFAYYKLLKKADEGLASLSEDGRSPISIRQMAYVSGLSFGIISGVFSVINILADALGPGVVGIHGDSPYYFLTSAFLTAAIILLHIFWGVVFFDACERRRYWALGLVVGSHLLTSGLTFLNPWYEASLLPIYAVTVSMGLWAFFTAGGSLRSLQRSLSCRRQEDSRVMVYSALRVPPED; this is encoded by the exons ATGGGCGCCGCAGTGTTTTTCGGATGCACTTTCGTCGCTTTCGGCCCGGCCTTTGCGCTTTTCTTGATCACAGTGGCTGGGGACCCGCTTCGCGTCATCATCCTGGTCGCGGG GGCATTTTTCTGGCTGGTCTCTCTGCTCTTGGCCTCTGTGGTCTGGTTCATCTTGGTCCATGTGACTGACCGGTCAGATGCCCGGCTCCAGTATGGCCTCCTGATTTTTGGTGCTGCAGTCTCAGTCCTTCTGCAGGAGGTGTTCCGCTTTGCCTACTACAAGCTGCTTAA GAAGGCAGATGAGGGGTTAGCATCGCTGAGTGAGGACGGAAGATCACCCATCTCCATCCGTCAGATGGCCTATG TTTCTGGTCTGTCCTTCGGTATCATCAGTGGGGTCTTCTCTGTTATCAATATTTTGGCTGATGCACTTGGGCCAGGTGTGGTTGGGATCCATGGAGACTCACCGTATTACTTCCTGACCTCAG CCTTCCTGACAGCTGCCATTATCCTGCTCCATATCTTCTGGGGAGTCGTGTTCTTCGATGCCTGTGAGAGGAGACGGTACTGGGCTCTGGGCCTGGTGGTCGGGAGTCACCTGCTGACGTCAGGACTG ACTTTCCTGAACCCCTGGTATGAGGCCAGCCTGCTGCCCATCTATGCGGTCACTGTCTCCATGGGGCTCTGGGCCTTCTTCACAGCTGGAGGGTCCCTCCGAAGTCTCCAGCGCAGCCTCTCGT GCCGACGGCAGGAAGACAGTCGGGTGATGGTGTATTCTGCCCTGCGCGTCCCACCCGAGGACTGA
- the CA14 gene encoding carbonic anhydrase 14 isoform X1, with protein MLLLTLLLGAAATLAAEGGQHWTYEDPVLTIRSHTSCFCRKASPHGQDHWPASYPECGGNAQSPIDIQTDGVTFDPELPALQPQGYDQPGPEPLDLHNNGHTVQLSLPPTLYLEGLPQKFVAAQLHLHWGQKGSPGGSEHQINSEATAAELHIVHYDSDSYDNLNEAAQRPQGLAVLGILIEVGETKNPAYEHIISHLHEIRQKNQRTSVAPFSVRELLPPELGRFFRYNGSLTTPPCHQSVLWTVFSRRAQISTGQLAELQETLFSTEEEPSELLVHNYRAPQPLNQRVVFASFIEVGPSRTTAEMLGLGMGILLGCLCLLLAAYFIARKIRKKRLGNRKSVAFTSGRVAAEA; from the exons ATGCTGCTCCTCACCCTCCTGCTGGGAGCAGCGGCGACCCTGGCCGCGGAAGGGG GTCAACACTGGACATACGAGG ACCCTGTTCTAACCATCAGATCCCACACCTCCTGCTTCTGCAGAAAAGCCA GCCCACATGGTCAGGACCACTGGCCAGCCTCTTACCCTGAGTGTGGAGGCAACGCCCAGTCCCCTATCGATATCCAGACAGACGGTGTGACATTTGACCCTGAGCTACCTGCTCTGCAGCCCCAGGGATACGACCAGCCTGGCCCTGAGCCTCTGGACCTGCACAATAATGGCCACACAG TGCAGCTCTCTCTGCCTCCTACCCTGTATCTGGAGGGACTTCCCCAAAAATTCGTAGCTGCGCAGCTCCACCTGCACTGGGGTCAGAAAGGATCCCCCGGGGGATCGGAGCACCAGATCAACAGTGAAGCCACAGCTGCAGAG CTGCACATCGTGCATTACGACTCTGACTCCTATGACAACTTGAACGAGGCTGCTCAGAGGCCTCAGGGCTTGGCTGTCCTGGGCATCCTAATTGAG GTGGGAGAGACTAAGAATCCAGCTTATGAACACATTATAAGTCACTTGCATGAAATCAGGCAGAAAA ATCAGAGGACCTCAGTGGCTCCCTTCAGCGTGAGGGAGCTGCTGCCCCCGGAGCTGGGGCGGTTCTTCCGCTACAACGGCTCCCTCACCACACCCCCCTGCCACCAGAGTGTGCTCTGGACAGTCTTCAGTCGCAGGGCCCAGATTTCCACGGGCCAG CTGGCAGAGCTCCAGGAGACGCTGTTCTCCACGGAGGAGGAGCCCTCCGAGCTGCTGGTGCACAACTACCGAGCCCCCCAGCCTCTCAATCAGCGAGTGGTCTTTGCTTCTTTCATCGAAG TGGGACCCTCGCGCACCACAG CTGAGATGCTAGGCCTGGGCATGGGAATCCTCCTGGGCTGTCTCTGCCTTCTGCTGGCCGCTTACTTCATCGCCAGGAAGATTCG GAAGAAAAGGCTGGGAAACAGGAAGAGCGTGGCCTTCACCTCAGGACGGGTCGCCGCAGAGGCCTAG
- the CA14 gene encoding carbonic anhydrase 14 isoform X2 produces the protein MPWVLHVWLPDPVLTIRSHTSCFCRKASPHGQDHWPASYPECGGNAQSPIDIQTDGVTFDPELPALQPQGYDQPGPEPLDLHNNGHTVQLSLPPTLYLEGLPQKFVAAQLHLHWGQKGSPGGSEHQINSEATAAELHIVHYDSDSYDNLNEAAQRPQGLAVLGILIEVGETKNPAYEHIISHLHEIRQKNQRTSVAPFSVRELLPPELGRFFRYNGSLTTPPCHQSVLWTVFSRRAQISTGQLAELQETLFSTEEEPSELLVHNYRAPQPLNQRVVFASFIEVGPSRTTAEMLGLGMGILLGCLCLLLAAYFIARKIRKKRLGNRKSVAFTSGRVAAEA, from the exons ATGCCCTGGGTTTTGCACGTATGGCTCCCAGACCCTGTTCTAACCATCAGATCCCACACCTCCTGCTTCTGCAGAAAAGCCA GCCCACATGGTCAGGACCACTGGCCAGCCTCTTACCCTGAGTGTGGAGGCAACGCCCAGTCCCCTATCGATATCCAGACAGACGGTGTGACATTTGACCCTGAGCTACCTGCTCTGCAGCCCCAGGGATACGACCAGCCTGGCCCTGAGCCTCTGGACCTGCACAATAATGGCCACACAG TGCAGCTCTCTCTGCCTCCTACCCTGTATCTGGAGGGACTTCCCCAAAAATTCGTAGCTGCGCAGCTCCACCTGCACTGGGGTCAGAAAGGATCCCCCGGGGGATCGGAGCACCAGATCAACAGTGAAGCCACAGCTGCAGAG CTGCACATCGTGCATTACGACTCTGACTCCTATGACAACTTGAACGAGGCTGCTCAGAGGCCTCAGGGCTTGGCTGTCCTGGGCATCCTAATTGAG GTGGGAGAGACTAAGAATCCAGCTTATGAACACATTATAAGTCACTTGCATGAAATCAGGCAGAAAA ATCAGAGGACCTCAGTGGCTCCCTTCAGCGTGAGGGAGCTGCTGCCCCCGGAGCTGGGGCGGTTCTTCCGCTACAACGGCTCCCTCACCACACCCCCCTGCCACCAGAGTGTGCTCTGGACAGTCTTCAGTCGCAGGGCCCAGATTTCCACGGGCCAG CTGGCAGAGCTCCAGGAGACGCTGTTCTCCACGGAGGAGGAGCCCTCCGAGCTGCTGGTGCACAACTACCGAGCCCCCCAGCCTCTCAATCAGCGAGTGGTCTTTGCTTCTTTCATCGAAG TGGGACCCTCGCGCACCACAG CTGAGATGCTAGGCCTGGGCATGGGAATCCTCCTGGGCTGTCTCTGCCTTCTGCTGGCCGCTTACTTCATCGCCAGGAAGATTCG GAAGAAAAGGCTGGGAAACAGGAAGAGCGTGGCCTTCACCTCAGGACGGGTCGCCGCAGAGGCCTAG
- the CA14 gene encoding carbonic anhydrase 14 isoform X3 yields the protein MLLLTLLLGAAATLAAEGGQHWTYEGPHGQDHWPASYPECGGNAQSPIDIQTDGVTFDPELPALQPQGYDQPGPEPLDLHNNGHTVQLSLPPTLYLEGLPQKFVAAQLHLHWGQKGSPGGSEHQINSEATAAELHIVHYDSDSYDNLNEAAQRPQGLAVLGILIEVGETKNPAYEHIISHLHEIRQKNQRTSVAPFSVRELLPPELGRFFRYNGSLTTPPCHQSVLWTVFSRRAQISTGQLAELQETLFSTEEEPSELLVHNYRAPQPLNQRVVFASFIEVGPSRTTAEMLGLGMGILLGCLCLLLAAYFIARKIRKKRLGNRKSVAFTSGRVAAEA from the exons ATGCTGCTCCTCACCCTCCTGCTGGGAGCAGCGGCGACCCTGGCCGCGGAAGGGG GTCAACACTGGACATACGAGG GCCCACATGGTCAGGACCACTGGCCAGCCTCTTACCCTGAGTGTGGAGGCAACGCCCAGTCCCCTATCGATATCCAGACAGACGGTGTGACATTTGACCCTGAGCTACCTGCTCTGCAGCCCCAGGGATACGACCAGCCTGGCCCTGAGCCTCTGGACCTGCACAATAATGGCCACACAG TGCAGCTCTCTCTGCCTCCTACCCTGTATCTGGAGGGACTTCCCCAAAAATTCGTAGCTGCGCAGCTCCACCTGCACTGGGGTCAGAAAGGATCCCCCGGGGGATCGGAGCACCAGATCAACAGTGAAGCCACAGCTGCAGAG CTGCACATCGTGCATTACGACTCTGACTCCTATGACAACTTGAACGAGGCTGCTCAGAGGCCTCAGGGCTTGGCTGTCCTGGGCATCCTAATTGAG GTGGGAGAGACTAAGAATCCAGCTTATGAACACATTATAAGTCACTTGCATGAAATCAGGCAGAAAA ATCAGAGGACCTCAGTGGCTCCCTTCAGCGTGAGGGAGCTGCTGCCCCCGGAGCTGGGGCGGTTCTTCCGCTACAACGGCTCCCTCACCACACCCCCCTGCCACCAGAGTGTGCTCTGGACAGTCTTCAGTCGCAGGGCCCAGATTTCCACGGGCCAG CTGGCAGAGCTCCAGGAGACGCTGTTCTCCACGGAGGAGGAGCCCTCCGAGCTGCTGGTGCACAACTACCGAGCCCCCCAGCCTCTCAATCAGCGAGTGGTCTTTGCTTCTTTCATCGAAG TGGGACCCTCGCGCACCACAG CTGAGATGCTAGGCCTGGGCATGGGAATCCTCCTGGGCTGTCTCTGCCTTCTGCTGGCCGCTTACTTCATCGCCAGGAAGATTCG GAAGAAAAGGCTGGGAAACAGGAAGAGCGTGGCCTTCACCTCAGGACGGGTCGCCGCAGAGGCCTAG
- the C4H1orf54 gene encoding uncharacterized protein C1orf54 homolog isoform X1 has translation MEVLLVAILAVSLILGQENEDERLEEAEYYQVEYYYTVTPNYDDFGANFTIDYSIFESEDRLNRLGEGVTEAVESTISPVTERADSQKPGTVKPVTMEPQSPDLNNAVSSLQCPVPLLLSSVLVLGRMLLL, from the exons ATGGAAGTCCTCTTAGTAGCTATCCTTGCTGTGTCACTTATCCTGG GACAGGAAAATGAGGATGAAAGGCTGGAAGAGGCTGAGTATTATCAAGTGGAGTATTATTACACAGTCACCCCAAATTATG aTGACTTTGGGGCAAATTTCACCATTGATTACTCCATTTTTGAGTCAGAGGACAGGTTG AACAGGTTGGGTGAGGGAGTAACAGAAGCTGTAGAGTCTACCATTAGTCCTGTGACAGAGCGTGCAGACTCTCAGAAGCCTGGAACAGTGAAACCAGTGACAATGGAACCA CAGAGTCCAGATCTGAACAATGCTGTGTCCAGTCTGCAGTGTCCTGTCCCCCTTCTCCTGTCCTCGGTCCTGGTCCTGGGGAGGATGCTTCTCCTGTAG